Below is a genomic region from Raphanus sativus cultivar WK10039 chromosome 4, ASM80110v3, whole genome shotgun sequence.
tattatataaaacagaTTTAATCAAGATTGTCAACCCTGAGATGTCTTTCTTCCAGGTACTTAAGTTATAAAGCAGGAAACTGCTGTTTGTTTCCAGAGAAAGCTCAATTTTATTCAAGCTACAACAAGACAAGAAAAGTTTCGAAAAAACAATTAAGTGTGAAAGATTTCATTTACAGACCGTGCTGgtgtttttaacaaaaaaaaaaaaagataatctcGAGTTGTTCAAAGTTTGGTTCTGCCGAGGTTAAGAGTTAGGATGTATAACTCCATAAGGAAGCAACGCAGCCGCCACTATCCTGCCTTCCTCATTCAGTATGTTGTAAGTCGATGCAgcatttctctaaaatagaacATAAGAGTTCAGTCAATAACCACAAACATACACTACCAACCAACAGAACTAAAGCATGAGAGGGATAGACATACAGAGTCCAAGGTTTCTAGCTTCATGCCAATTGACTTCACAAACTGACGGACTTGGGGATTCACTGGATGATTGTATCTTCCACAACCCACAATTAACAGCTCTACAAAGCGTTGAGAGGAAATAGTAATACACACAGAGACAAAGAGAGTCAGAACACCACCACTGATGTTCAATATGTGCAAAGAGGTTAAGATTGTACCTGGAATTGGTCTAACAGTCTGGAAAATTGACAAGCTGCATCCATTACAATAGACATGTCAAACGTTTTACCAAAACTTCTATCTCTTAACTAACTCTAAAGCTTTCACTCAAGATTAGAGAGGGTACCTGTCGGTTGTGATCTCGGAGAAGCTACGAGGGCTCCATGACATCAGCAAGTTCCCAACACAGAGCAAGCTGCCATCGTACTTAACCCCATTCACCGTGAAACTCGTCTCATCAAATCTGCGAAACCCAACAAAAATGGTCTATAAAGGTTCCAACTTTACGACGAAACTCAACGAATTTTCAAATCAGGAGAACGAATCAAAGAGAATGGGAGGTGGGTTTAGAGAGTGATTACTCCTGAAACCGAAGCTGATCCTCTGGAACGTTGTCGATGAGATTGATCTGATCGTAGAGAGAGAAAGCTCTTCTCAGAGATGGCAAGACGAGGTTTTGCTGCTGCTTGGGAGCTTCCTTTCTCATGGCTCGAATCAGCTTCGGCAACGTCGACATAGCTTTCTGTCTCACCGTCATCTCCGGTCTTCCCCCAAACTCTTTACTTTGTTCGAAAGGACAAGACTTTTAATTAGCAGCCTGTCCAAACTTAACGAACCCGGTTTATTGGGTTGCAATGATTACCATGGCTAAACTACTGGTCTATATCGGTTTAAGCTTAGGAGATGTGAATTTGAACCTAGTTCCGCTTTCAGTTAAACCGAGTGTTTTTAGATTGGTTCGATGCAGTTTTGGAATTTTTACCGTTTTAACTAAATCAAatcagtttaattttttttttatatctatttttcaGCCCCATGCATAGAGGAGATCAAACAGTGTACATATATACtgtatatgtatcatcatattttgttttgcaaaaaaaaattgcatattTACCTCTCTTTTTAGCAACTTAAATAAACTCAAATAGATTTTCCAAATCGAACTAGTAGATCCGCATCCATATGACAATAAACGACGGTTACTTCTTTGCACTGCATGCGAGACAATTCGTCCTTAATTATGTATTTGTGGTATATGAATGAGCTATGATCTGTTGAAACTTCTCTTCAAGATCTTTAACTTATATAACTTGAAAAGTCTAGTCATTCTTCTGCTTCCGGAACTATTTTCACCAAATGAGAAAAATACGTTGcaaatataacaataaaatgtcTTAGATTCTTCATGCATTCTATTGTCCAAATGAGAACCTCTATCTGCGAGTAATGTGGCGACTGACTCGCTCTTGTATTTTTCGCTCCCATTAAACCATCAAAACTTTTCAGTGTGCTATATCATCCTTGTCCCAAATAGGTTTCCTGAGTTTTCCGTGATCCATCCATAAAACACCATCTATCTGGTATAGACAGTACAATTGCTCCCATTAGAAATCGAGTTTGATTGATTTTCTGTGTAAGTGAAATATGCGCCTTATCCCAAAGTAATGACTTTGTTTTCTGCCAATTTGAGAGTATCTCTAGGATCaatatttaaattgttaaacaCTTTGTTGTTTCTTCTTTTCCATATGCACCATAAAATCTATGCAAAATGATGATCTTCCAATTCCGGAGAAACCTTCCAATGTAAATGATCTATGTTTGGAAAGAGTGATTGAGTTGGAAAAATATCTGGATTTGATGAAATCCATCAGAGTTCTCAAATTTGAAACACCGGTGGACATTTAAAAACATATGAATTATCGATTCCTTAGGTGCTCAATATCGTGCACAAATTATATCCCTTTGTATTCCTATTGTTCTTAAATTTTTCTCAACTGTTATACATCATGATATCAGTTGCCATAAAAATGTTTCATCTTAGGTTCATCGTACTTTCCAGCATAAA
It encodes:
- the LOC108831701 gene encoding uncharacterized protein LOC108831701, with translation MTVRQKAMSTLPKLIRAMRKEAPKQQQNLVLPSLRRAFSLYDQINLIDNVPEDQLRFQEFDETSFTVNGVKYDGSLLCVGNLLMSWSPRSFSEITTDSLSIFQTVRPIPELLIVGCGRYNHPVNPQVRQFVKSIGMKLETLDSRNAASTYNILNEEGRIVAAALLPYGVIHPNS